Below is a genomic region from Populus trichocarpa isolate Nisqually-1 chromosome 15, P.trichocarpa_v4.1, whole genome shotgun sequence.
GGTCCATGGAAGTTGCTCTCCCACGTGGCCTTCAGTAATTGAGATACCAAAAGATTAAACTTTCAATCAAAGTTAAAGTCCCAGCAAGAACACAAATGTGTGTGCATGTTCTAGTCAAAATGACAGAAAGCAtgtaaacaaaattatttttttgtcaagacTCTATATATACTTGCTCTTCACTGGTGGATCCATGTATGAATACCAAGGTCCCTTTGCATTAGCCACCTTAACCATCTCTGGCGAAGGCACCGCTAGCAATAACTTCATCAATATTTTACGTAATAAAATAACTTTccaaatcctaaattaatatttgcaGGACATATGTCTCATGTCTTcatacaaaaaaggaaaaggtgaTACAGTTAAGTCAAATTTATTGCTTTTGTAAGGCCACTTTAAATTATTTGGGTGATATAGTATATAATACCAAAACTAGCAAAATCTCAAAGTGTACCCCTGCTTAGCAAGTTCATGAAGGAGTAAACCATTGCCGGTCCCGATGTCAAGTACACTCCAGCTGGACAGATATTTATCACTCTCTTCAACAGTTTCAGACTTGATATCATCAACATGATTAGGAATGCAACCTTGAGAAATTTCAAAGCACAGGCCTTTTGTCCAAGAAGCAATGACATCCATGACATCAGCCCCAAACCTATAGCGAAAGATGAAAAAGAAGCAAACAAATGAGATCCCAATAGCATAAACATATGGATCAATATTagcaaaagagaaaaataatcatttacATGTTGCAGACCTCAtctttaaaagatatatatatatatatatatatatatatatatatatatatatatatatatatctgtgtgcGCGTGTTTCGAATTAAACTCACCATGTAGATTAAACTCACCATGTAGATACTACGACTGATATACCTTCCTATGAATCATCTATTGTAATGAATAGCATCTAAAAAGTATTCAAGATTTTACTCAATCTACATCATGAATAACTCAATCCAATCAGAAACATGTGAGACCCTGCTAACTATGCATGGGAGACCAGCTTTCTTTCGAAAGCTATTAGAAAGAAAGCTGACCTCcacttacttttttttccttggaaaacAGTATTGTGGAGAATCATGGCCGTTGACAATGTCCAAAAAAGACAAACCTTAGCCAGGAGGTAAAATCTCCGTAAGAGAGCAACAGATTCGCTGTATCACTTTGGCATTCTGCTTAGACTAGAAAACTGTGACAGCATTCATTCTCAGCAGTGGCAATCTGCTAGGCATTAGCTCAAGGACAGGTATGGACTTCAGAATGCTTGTGAACAGATATGGGGAAAAGTGTCTTAATACCTTTAATTATAATAAGAGGCCTTTAAGTAGTGTAGCTATCTTTCTGTTATTTAAAGCTGGATTATAACATACACCTTTGTCATGCAAAAAGTACTTGTGTGATGCCCTTTCTGTATAGATTATGGATTGCACCGTGTTGGTGCTCCTAaggttttttctccttttttgcctatagaaaaaatccaatcaagaaatcaacaaaaagcatagttttagattgatttatcatgcatagttttataatgatttatcattcatacatttttttatgGCATACCCTTGACTTAAAAGACTATTCCTTAAAGTGCATCCAAATGCAGTAATTCTGATGAGTTAACCCAGAGAATTTTCCATGCAGCTGGACCCCATCGGGTGagagccaaacaaaaaaatctctgCTTAACAAAAATCTATAGATAAAtagcctttttttctctttacaaaagaaaaatactaattttaccTCATCGCATCTTCAAAAAGATCCAGTTTTGGAGGCACTTTAAAGGACCAACACATCCTTACAAGAATCTGAATATGCTTCTAGTTCTAAGACCATTATGATACTATAACATTAATTGGTCACATAAAACATTTGAGCATAACTTGGCATTCCTGTATTCCATTTGAGCATCATTATTGCATATTGCGCGAGAACTGACAAATTCTAGGCCACTAGCAGCAGaattataaaatgtaattttgaaaattaaaactagataaaaaaatttagtacaGATGTACAAAACAATGAATTTCCCTCAGAATAAAGAAATTTCTGTGTTGATATTGAGTGAGAAAAGCAAGGTTCATGTATGACATGCATTCCTAACAGTCAAAGAGAGTAGATGCCTGAGATTTTCAGACTATGAAAAGCCATCAAtaagaagtttattttttgaGGAACTACATTTCCACTCAAGTCACAACAAGCTAAAGCTCCACTACAAGGAAACTTTATATTTCCATCGTTAGGCAGCAGACATCAACCTTCATCATCACATAAACTGAATAGCAAGAAGTTTTTCTTATGcatagaaaattaaatgaataaaagaaTCTTTACCAAACTTCACCAGCATGACCATGTTCATGGAAGTTTGCCAACTCATCAGCATAGGCAGCATCCCAATAACTCTGTAGACCTAACATGGAAGCCACGCCTTCAGCATCCAGTTCTTCCTTGTCTGAACTGTGTTCAAGAGCAATCAATGATTCAGTGTACATGCACATTCGCACAGACATCTAAAACGAATGACAATTGGCAAGCATTCTCGTATATAATAAATCCATTAATCCCTCACTAAATAATCTTTCCATcacaagataataaaaataataaaaaccgaGAGAAATTAGGCGAAATAAAGTGGtttctaaattaaaacaaaacagaaaaaatcgaAAGGATTTTACCAAATTTCTGAAATACCAAAAGAATAGAAACAATAAGAGAATAAGAAATTCACGCAAAGCAAAacgatttttaaattttaaactctCACATTTCAATTCCAATGACgtttaaataatagaaaaaggcCCAACTTCCTAATTTGATCACTGAATTTTTAATTCAGTTTCAAACAGTAAAAGAAAGGTAAAaagtgaataaattaaaagtgaaaatacCAACCTGTAATCAGAAGCGGCGCGACAGTTAGCGGCAGCGGAGAGAGCCTCGGCCGCATCAGCATGGCGCTGATCGTCATCGAGAGTACTCCCATAATCACTCTTAATTGACCAAGAGTCCGCCGCCACAGACCTATCGTCGTCCGACACCAGATCGCCGCCGGTACCAGCAGCTCTGATTTGCGTTAGGTCAGCTGATTCTTCTTGTTGTAACCGAATTCCTGTCATCGAAATTATAAAGAGAGGGAGAGCGATTTAcggatgaagaaaaaaatttatagaagcGGCCTTGAGGATGTGAACTGTGCAGTCAACTTCCTTTAATTTGGAATtggaaaaaattgagaaatgaCTGCTgaggtttctttaatttataccAGAAATCTAGATTTAGCCACCTAGACGTGATAAGTTGCGGGTCTCCACtactatttcttttcttctcgtCAAATGTTCAGTTGTAACtgcattaagaaaaataaaaaattaataactcagtaacaatcaaataaactagttttatttcaattatataaaaaaataaatgaaaaaaaaagagttgacattaataaacattaaaaaaaagatatatattaaaaaacagtcacagtaacatgaaaaaaaaatcttttatctcATAGCAGAAAAtgaatgttatttaatttttagctaATTGAATATCAAATGACAAAAAGGGtacaaagaataacaaaaaaaaaccagtatGATTCAATCTAAGCTAGCATAATAAGCATGTAATTTAAGCATTAAAGGGCAAGTTAGTtcgagttaactcgtcaaactcacATCTTAGTTTATGAAGTCagaataatctaataaaaaatagaagagaagagaactacaaacccaattttttttaataaaaaaacaaatgtcaaccAACGATAtcggaaaaagaaaagaaatcaaaacaaatatgtcattccatattaatttttcaaactcgtgacccgagtcataagaCTTGAAGtactatacatgaaaaaattatgaagctcaatccctaagaaataaatgttgaaggacgAAATCGAAAAACAGTTAcacaaaaagattcaaaataaaaaatagcaattaaaaaaataagagttaaaattgaaataaaaaataaataggacaccaacaaaattttaattttagggttagattggaaaaaaataaaaaatattaatagaaagataaaaaaaaataaaagaacgagtaacaaaatgaaataaataatacactataaatttagattgaacggtaaaattgaaaacaataaaatttttattaaagggtcaagaaaaaaaattaataatcaaaagtataaggaccaaattgaaagcatCAATACatgacaaattagaattgaagggctaaattgaaaaaaaaaaatcagttttcacAAAAGGATCaaggacaaaaattaaaaataaaaaaaaagaggatcgATGCCGAAACGAGGACAGACCTGTAATTCGAGAGGgggaagataaaagaaaaaacaaaaaaaaagccacCAATGACAAACAAGATGAAAGGCAATTTTTACAACCAAGAGGTGCCACACACACCACTCAAAGTGCGTGGGCTCCTCACATACACGCACcaacaactttttaaattttaatattatttaatttatgttaaaagaCCATAATGCCCTCAGCAAaacattaaataacaaaaaaaatgcaatatgaaaagacaaaaaaagaccCCTGGttgaaagctttttttttttaactttaaggGCATTTAAGCAAGTATATTGTGCATTCATATGTCAAAAGACCATAATGTCCTCAACAAAatagtaaataacaaaaaataaacttggaaAGATAGAAAAGACCCTTGACCGAAGGCTATTGTTTTTCTTCAGTTGCatttaagtaatttttcttggcattcaaaagaaaaataaaacaaaaaatgccTATGGATGTCAGGCATATATTCCTTGTCTTGAAggtaattttagtatttttactgttacaaatgaaaaaaaaaaaccctcttacCCCTATAAGTCAAGCTAATTATTACTTGATTGGGGGTCAAAACTCTAATTGCACTATTACAATCCATGGTACCGCTGAGTCTATAGTTATAGGAAATGGTGTTATAGACATCACTCCTccgttttagtttattttgttattagaGATCATTGGTTGGCACTACTGTAGGTagaatcaagtttttttaaaaatataaaaataaaatttaggcaTTGTTAcatattttctagaaaaaacaaaaattagattATGTGGATTTCACCTGATATGACTTAATCGACTTGACAACTCTAAAAGCAACATGTATGATTGTAGAATCATAATTTGACtagaaaaattcaagataagattttttttttaatattgaaatggcAATATATATGATCGACTTAGGTCAACTAgtattaacatatcaaattcatgactcggatcatgagatcatgataaactcatagcaagaaaattgttacaaattatgaagcataattatcaagaaactcaatattgaatgatgaaatttaaaaaatcaattaaagaaagacctaaaaaaactcaagtaaaCTAAGGTTAACCTGCTAAACCGCAATCTAGATCATAAAAtcgagataaccccatagaaagcaaatcagaATAAATTATAACGcacaattcttaatcaatccaattttgaaagatgaaattgaaataaaaaatcaattaaaaaaagaacccaagaaaaaacTTGATTCAACCTAGGTGTCAAACTCGAAACTTAGGTtatgaaaccatgataaacatatagaaagaaaatcaaaattaattatgaaaattaatttccaataagctcaatattaaaagttgaaattgaggaaaaaaataaataaaaaagcattattCTTGTAAACAATGTTTTGCGATGAAGTGAATGGTGAATTCACTTcctctttttagtttttgttaatgtatATACTCATTCTCGattaaatttcatgaaattacaaacctataaattttatcaatcaTTTCAAGAAATTCACAATCAagtctttttataaatatttagcaAATTGTATGGTGTATAAAATATATGcattagaaagaaaacaataaaagtcattaaatttttgtcaattttttcttcaaatagatggtttttaatgaataattataCACAATAGACTTTAAATATCTGAGAAATTTAATAAACGAATCCGATTAAGAAATGTAGGAAATATTCAAAACTTAATTGATAAGTTCATAAGTTTtagatgagattgaaaatgagtatataaatttaaaactacattgaaattttttatttatttatatcatcgatgataatttataaatgatAGGAAACGTCAAGGATAATATTATgggaaaaaaacatatcaaaagatGGAAGGCTCGAGTCATTGATTTTCAATAAGACGACCTATTACTATTAGGTTACACTAGTAAGATTGTTCGTGCACTagaattttttgatgattttattaaacCTTGACCGAAAGGTAAACTTGATAACATGCTAATCTAATAGTTCACCCTGATGATTTGCCGATTTGATTCCTAATCTAAGTTGGGTTTCAAATTAAACCGGGTGAGAGCTAACCTATTATGACTCAATAAACCAAGCAGGTCCCACACATGACCCGGTTGATCCTATCAAACTTtggtttgacttaaaaaattcaaaaagacatTGTTCTAATATGCCCAACTTGTGATTAATTGAAACAACGTTTGAGATTAATTGGGGTCCATTTGGATTAAAATGCCCAACTTGTGACCCTTGTTATGGGCCTGATAAGATTTAATAactctatttatttatagaataaaaaaaagacactcGTAGGaaagacaacaaataaaattttgaaggaaaaattacaaaaaaaaaaaactaagagccATCAGTAAAACACTATGATCATAGAAATATTTTACTATTCATTGGAACATTGAAATGACATTTTTACCCTTCACTAAAAACTGAAATAGCTTGCTCCTTCGAGTAGAATCATCTATTTTAGGGGATCCCTTGGTCATTGCAAAATTGATTGGGAGCAAATTGGCTAGGACACCTTTTTAGCATAGTAAAATGACTATTTtaaccttaaaagaaaaaaaatgtctaaCTTTAGACCAGAGGATCTTTtgtctttacaaaaaaaaaaagcacagtGAAGTTACGGTTATACGAGTCAATATACACTTAACGTGCTAAATCGTTCTAAAAACTCGAAAATGAATGAAATCGGGTTAAAATTGGGTAAAATCGCTAAAATCAGGTGAAATCGCGTAAAAACGCGATTTCACCACCGATTTAACGCTTTCAGCACAGAAGATAAAATGTGAATCACTATTCCCTCCAACTCCAGGTGTCCAGCGATTATTGGCCTATTACACACACATAACAAAAGCAAAACACTTAACACgttctttcttcatctttcttcaTCGACTTTCACACAAACAACAcaggaacaaaattaaaatccgTAAGTTTCTAAAGACTAAATCCTTATTCTCCTTCTCTCAGTCGTCCAAGTTCTAACAATCAACCACCGGTTTACCACCAACAaccctcttcttttttatttttccatcatcGATGACGTCCTTTTCACCAGGCACCATGAGATCCAGATTTCAGACGACAACAGCGGCATCTCTCCAGTCTCCACTAGCCATCGTAAATTattctatttatcttttttcacCTCCTGCAAATAGCATTATGATTTAGAGTCTAAagtaatttatttgtaaaatttcaGACATGTCCCCTGTGTCATGGGTCTCTCACCGAATCCCAGGCAATTAAGTTGTCTAAattggtgtttttatatttacaattcAGTTTTCATGGGACACTCACATAAAACGAGTCTGTGAATTTTACACAATTGTTTAACTTGTTTGCAGACAACTGTGAATTTTACACAactgtttgaatttttattttttgataacaaaaaagaCATGAAGCAAGAGTCTAAAATATTCATATGTGAATTTATTTAGGGTTAGTTGTTATTCGAAAACAAGTCAAACAGTGTTTGCTAACTGTTTGTGAATGCTTGAGTTGAGTACATTTGACTGTTGTTTAgcagtgttttgttttgttaaatttgtagTTTCTGTGAAGGATTGAAGGCCATTGAGGTTGTTTGagacacattgaaaaaaatgttttgattttgaatgttaTATAGATGGCAGAAAACTGGGTTCACAATAGATATTGTGTTCTATCTCATGAAGATTTTCTTATGGATTATGTGAAAATGGTTTTCACCTTGATGGTTTGACTTGTTTATTTTCCAGAATGGTTTGACACTTTGACTTGTTTATACTGACTGAGAAGAGAGAGTCAGAGCTTACGGGACAGAGAGGAAAACAttacaaacaacaaataaagcaTTTGGAGAAAAACGTAAGTCATGAGTTATAATGTTATATTCTGTGTTTTGGATTCAGTGTTTTACTTCTCAAA
It encodes:
- the LOC18105793 gene encoding uncharacterized protein LOC18105793 encodes the protein MTGIRLQQEESADLTQIRAAGTGGDLVSDDDRSVAADSWSIKSDYGSTLDDDQRHADAAEALSAAANCRAASDYSSDKEELDAEGVASMLGLQSYWDAAYADELANFHEHGHAGEVWFGADVMDVIASWTKGLCFEISQGCIPNHVDDIKSETVEESDKYLSSWSVLDIGTGNGLLLHELAKQGFSDLTGVDYSEGAINLARRLADRDGFSNINLLVDDVLETKLNRQFQLVMDKGTLDAIGLHPDGAIKRIMYWESVSKLVAVGGILVITSCNNTKDELVQEVENFNQRRIDVSLESESMKGHEASRDPPFRYLNHVRTYPTFMFGGSVGSRVATVAFLRN